One stretch of Capsicum annuum cultivar UCD-10X-F1 unplaced genomic scaffold, UCD10Xv1.1 ctg4532, whole genome shotgun sequence DNA includes these proteins:
- the LOC124892273 gene encoding uncharacterized protein LOC124892273 — protein MGDCHEAHVNLNIEMIAIVLVPYIEETPRYPIKECQISVLNKYRKTISFVDEWRFKHHKGVNECIFNYVFWTFKSRVDGFRYFRPVISIDGTHVYGKYDIKLLITVGTDGNGSIFPLAFAIAANESLDTRTKFLSDLHQHVVRGREGIMLISDRHHKILRSVSTEHNWQASFAYHRYCLRHLKANYQRAYKSV, from the exons ATGGGTGATTGTCATGAAGCTCACGTAAATTTGAATATAGAAATGATTGCAATTGTTCTTGTGCCGTATATTGAAGAAACACCGAG GTATCCTATCAAAGAATGTCAAATCTCCGTTCTCAATAAGTACCGTAAAACAATTA GCTTTGTCGATGAATGGCGATTTAAACACCATAAGGGAGTTAATGAATGCAttttcaattatgtgttttggacGTTTAAGTCACGTGTTGATGGCTTTCGTTATTTTCGACCGGTGATATCAATAGATGGAACACATGTATATGGTAAGTATGATATCAAGTTGTTGATTACGGTTGGTACGGATGGAAATGGCTCCATTTTTCCTTTGGCTTTTGCAATAGCAGCGAATGAAAGTCTTGATACACGGACCAAGTTTTTGAGCGATTTGCATCAACATGTCGTGCGTGGTCGTGAAGGAATTATGTTGATATCTGACAGACATCACAAAATACTTAGAAGTGTCTCTACAGAGCATAACTGGCAAGCTTCTTTTGCCTATCACCGTTATTGCTTAAGGCATTTGAAGGCCAATTATCAGAGAGCTTACAAAAGTGTCTGA
- the LOC107852678 gene encoding F-box protein At5g49610-like: MNELSKRNNKCDQIVMELSIDIIIEILHRFPSKSLARFKSVSRSWALHVSNCRSQRFSTRTIGFFYQPMRTHSQIHFLFTSSENKVKGNFDESVNFLKGCHLHLIASSIGFLLCCEQEIYQRHYYVYNPATRQYFSLPQVPTGTKNVELAGINVQTCAKYVAIGFNCKLDDINNDVISFTVVRYQIPAESTVTIESFSSQSNVWTEITFALQIPLVFYRCHYHPSKWLKSGGAIDGVFYWLDFSSRINVYDSVNMCFWSPDIPDGLTLSILEISRCIRGDPMLCKFVSRT, from the exons ATGAATGAATTGAGTAAACGAAATAACAAGTGTGACCAG ATTGTCATGGAGCTATCGATAGACATCATAATTGAAATATTGCATCGGTTTCCTTCAAAGTCCCTTGCGAGGTTTAAATCTGTGTCTAGGAGTTGGGCACTACATGTATCTAATTGTCGTTCTCAGAGATTCAGTACTCGTACTATTGGATTCTTTTACCAACCTATGCGTACACATTCCCAAATTCATTTTCTCTTCACTTCATCAGAGAATAAGGTTAAAGGAAATTTCGATGAGTCTGTAAATTTTCTAAAGGGttgtcacctacaccttattgCATCATCGATAGGATTTCTCCTTTGTTGTGAGCAAGAAATATATCAACGACATTACTATGTTTATAATCCGGCCACAAGGCAATACTTTTCCCTCCCACAAGTACCAACAGGTACTAAAAATGTGGAACTAGCTGGGATAAATGTACAAACATGTGCTAAGTATGTGGCGATTGGGTTTAATTGCAAGTTGGATGATATTAATAATGATGTTATCTCGTTCACTGTAGTTCGGTATCAAATTCCTGCAGAATCAACGGTAACAATTGAAAGTTTCTCTTCTCAAAGTAATGTTTGGACTGAAATAACTTTTGCACTTCAAATTCCTCTTGTTTTTTATCGCTGCCACTACCATCCTTCAAAGTGGCTAAAATCAGGAGGCGCTATTGACGGAGTGTTCTATTGGCTTGACTTTAGTTCTCGAATCAATGTATATGATAGTGTGAATATGTGTTTCTGGTCTCCAGACATACCTGATGGGCTCACCCTATCAATATTGGAGATCTCTAGGTGTATCAGGGGGGATCCTATGCTATGCAAGTTTGTATCAAGGACTTAG